A genomic stretch from Zeimonas sediminis includes:
- the mprF gene encoding bifunctional lysylphosphatidylglycerol flippase/synthetase MprF has translation MIWHATSSAAPKASPPRGGSWRIWLAAAASLVLLGLALSVLHAELARVHLADVRAAFGRLGAGNFFLALAATAGSYLALTGYDVLALRYLGHALPYRRVAAASFVATAVGHNLGLAMLSAGAVRLRLYTAWGLSAADVALTAGLVGLTFGIGIGFAIGLALLFEPAVATRWLHIAPAMARGAGVLLLTAPLAYLLLAWRRREPLRVGPWQVRVPSPGLAWRQLLLALADLGCAALALWLLLPADAAPPFHVFLGVYVIAVGAGIASHVPGGLGVFESVLLLGLPDTPRDALLAAMVGYRIVYYLLPLALAALTGVPLALSEQHRRLAGAFAAVRPLFAWLAPVAAGATVFVAGAVLLFSGSLPADAQRLRWLREVLPLPVLEVSHLAGSLLGLGLLVLAQALHRRIRLAWRLAIGLLLAAAIASLLKGVDIEEASVSLAALAILWLGRDAFRREAMIASNVLSPASLAAIAAVLLVTAWIGLFAYRHVEYSQQLWWAFAFHGDAPRYLRATLAVMVAGCTLALWRAMQPAAPEAGPPTAAEIERAAGIVARSRSADAALALLGDKRLLFDTEREAFLMYQVRGRSWIALGDPVGDPVGDPAAQSRLAWRLREIADRHAGRAVFYQVDAAHLPLYLDMGLAAIKLGEEATVSLAGFTLEGPARRELRHAHSRARRDGLRFEWLDASAVPPLLGALKEVSDAWLAAKHSREKGFSLGRFDPAYLRRFPCALVRREDTIVAFANVLTGADRHELSVDLMRHRPDAPPGVMDFLFTELMLWGARQGYGRFNLGMAPLAGLEAHPLAPLWHRLGTLIFRHGEHFYNFRGLRAYKAKFDPQWRPRYLAAPGGLALPGVLVDVAALIGGGLGGVVRR, from the coding sequence ATGATCTGGCACGCGACTTCGTCCGCGGCGCCAAAGGCCTCGCCGCCCCGTGGAGGCTCCTGGCGAATCTGGCTCGCGGCAGCGGCAAGCCTCGTCCTGCTCGGGCTCGCCCTGTCGGTGCTGCACGCGGAACTGGCACGGGTGCACCTGGCCGACGTGCGCGCCGCCTTCGGACGGCTCGGCGCGGGCAATTTCTTCCTCGCGCTCGCCGCGACCGCCGGGAGCTATCTGGCCCTCACCGGCTACGATGTGCTGGCGCTCCGCTACCTGGGACACGCCCTGCCCTATCGACGGGTCGCGGCGGCATCCTTCGTCGCGACGGCCGTCGGCCACAACCTCGGCCTGGCGATGCTCAGTGCCGGCGCGGTCAGGCTGCGCCTGTACACCGCCTGGGGGCTCTCGGCCGCCGACGTGGCGCTGACGGCGGGCCTGGTCGGGCTCACCTTCGGGATCGGCATCGGCTTCGCGATCGGCCTCGCCCTGTTGTTCGAGCCGGCAGTGGCCACCCGCTGGCTGCACATCGCACCCGCCATGGCGCGCGGCGCCGGCGTGCTGCTGCTGACCGCGCCCCTCGCCTACCTGTTGCTCGCCTGGCGGCGCCGCGAGCCGCTGCGCGTCGGCCCCTGGCAGGTCCGGGTGCCGTCGCCCGGGTTGGCCTGGCGCCAGCTGCTGCTCGCCCTCGCCGACCTCGGTTGCGCGGCCCTGGCGCTCTGGCTGCTGCTCCCCGCCGACGCGGCGCCGCCCTTCCACGTGTTCCTGGGCGTGTACGTGATCGCGGTGGGCGCGGGCATCGCCAGCCACGTCCCGGGCGGACTCGGCGTATTCGAATCGGTGCTGCTGCTCGGCCTGCCCGACACGCCACGCGACGCCCTGCTGGCGGCCATGGTCGGCTACCGCATCGTGTACTACCTGCTGCCGCTGGCGCTGGCCGCGCTGACAGGCGTTCCGTTGGCGCTGAGCGAGCAGCATCGACGCCTGGCCGGCGCGTTTGCGGCGGTTCGGCCCCTGTTCGCCTGGCTCGCCCCGGTGGCGGCGGGCGCGACCGTCTTCGTGGCCGGAGCAGTGCTGCTCTTCTCCGGCAGCCTGCCGGCCGACGCACAGCGGCTGCGCTGGCTGCGCGAAGTCCTGCCGCTGCCCGTGCTGGAAGTCTCCCATCTCGCGGGCAGCCTGCTCGGCCTGGGGCTGCTGGTGCTTGCCCAGGCCCTGCACAGGCGGATACGGCTGGCCTGGCGGCTCGCGATCGGGCTGCTGCTCGCGGCGGCCATCGCGTCGCTGCTGAAGGGCGTCGACATCGAGGAGGCCTCGGTGTCGCTCGCGGCACTCGCCATCCTGTGGCTCGGGCGGGATGCCTTCCGACGAGAAGCAATGATCGCCAGCAACGTGCTGTCCCCGGCGTCGCTCGCGGCAATCGCGGCCGTGCTCCTGGTCACCGCCTGGATCGGCCTCTTCGCCTACAGGCACGTCGAGTACTCGCAGCAATTGTGGTGGGCCTTCGCCTTCCACGGGGATGCCCCGCGCTACCTGCGCGCCACCCTCGCGGTCATGGTAGCCGGCTGCACGCTCGCCCTGTGGCGCGCGATGCAGCCGGCCGCGCCCGAGGCCGGGCCGCCGACCGCCGCCGAGATCGAGCGAGCCGCTGGCATCGTCGCCCGCTCCCGGTCGGCCGATGCGGCGCTGGCGCTGCTCGGCGACAAGCGCCTGCTGTTCGACACCGAGCGGGAGGCCTTCCTGATGTACCAGGTGCGGGGACGCAGCTGGATCGCGCTGGGCGATCCGGTCGGCGATCCGGTCGGCGACCCGGCCGCGCAGTCGCGGCTCGCGTGGCGGCTGCGCGAAATTGCCGATCGTCACGCCGGCCGGGCAGTGTTCTACCAGGTCGACGCCGCGCACCTGCCGCTGTACCTCGACATGGGGCTGGCCGCGATCAAGCTTGGCGAGGAGGCCACGGTTTCGCTGGCTGGCTTCACCCTGGAGGGCCCCGCGCGGCGCGAGCTGCGTCATGCCCACAGCCGGGCTAGGCGCGACGGCCTGCGCTTCGAATGGCTGGACGCCTCCGCGGTGCCGCCCTTGCTCGGCGCGCTGAAGGAGGTCTCGGACGCCTGGCTCGCGGCAAAGCACAGCCGCGAGAAGGGCTTCTCGCTCGGGCGCTTCGACCCTGCCTATCTCCGGCGCTTCCCGTGCGCCCTGGTGCGGCGCGAGGACACGATCGTCGCCTTCGCGAACGTGTTGACCGGAGCCGATCGCCACGAGCTGTCGGTCGACCTGATGCGCCACCGGCCCGACGCCCCGCCCGGGGTCATGGACTTCCTGTTCACCGAGCTCATGCTGTGGGGAGCGCGACAGGGCTACGGCCGCTTCAACCTCGGCATGGCACCGCTGGCCGGGCTCGAGGCCCATCCCCTGGCGCCGCTGTGGCACCGGCTCGGCACGCTGATCTTCCGGCACGGCGAGCACTTCTACAACTTCCGCGGGCTTCGCGCCTACAAGGCCAAGTTCGATCCGCAGTGGCGACCGCGCTACCTGGCTGCGCCAGGGGGCCTCGCGTTGCCCGGCGTGCTGGTCGACGTGGCGGCGCTGATCGGAGGCGGCCTGGGCGGCGTGGTTCGCCGCTGA
- a CDS encoding alpha/beta fold hydrolase, whose amino-acid sequence MHFMTGMDHRTVRANGIKVNLWTGGQGPALLLLHGYPQTGQMWRKVAPKLLDRFTVVCPDLRGYGDSDKPRDGYDKKTMARDMHETMLALGHSCYALVGHDRGARVAHRQALDNPDAVTKLCVLDVVPTHTVFSKADRHLAAAYWHWFFFQAPDLPEIMLQAAPEAFLRQMFRALTFRAGAIEEPMFQEYLRAFTQPGTIRAGLEDYRAAATRDLEDDERDLAKRLRCPVLAIWGSYGKMDALFDVLATWKEKADDVHGHALDCGHFIPEEAPDELLAALGAFLSA is encoded by the coding sequence ATGCACTTCATGACGGGGATGGACCACCGCACGGTCCGCGCCAACGGGATCAAGGTGAATCTCTGGACCGGCGGGCAGGGGCCGGCCTTGCTGCTGCTGCATGGCTATCCGCAGACCGGCCAGATGTGGCGCAAGGTGGCGCCGAAGCTGCTCGACCGCTTCACCGTGGTGTGTCCGGACCTGCGCGGCTACGGCGACTCGGACAAGCCGCGCGACGGCTACGACAAGAAGACGATGGCGCGCGACATGCACGAGACGATGCTGGCGCTGGGCCACTCGTGCTACGCGCTGGTCGGCCACGACCGGGGCGCGCGGGTCGCGCATCGGCAGGCGCTGGACAATCCGGACGCGGTCACGAAGCTGTGCGTGCTCGACGTCGTGCCGACGCACACCGTGTTCTCGAAGGCCGACCGCCACCTCGCGGCCGCCTACTGGCACTGGTTCTTCTTCCAGGCGCCCGACCTGCCCGAGATCATGCTGCAGGCCGCGCCCGAGGCCTTCCTGCGCCAGATGTTCCGCGCGCTGACCTTCCGGGCCGGCGCGATCGAGGAGCCCATGTTCCAGGAGTATCTGCGCGCCTTCACGCAGCCCGGCACGATCCGCGCCGGCCTGGAGGACTATCGCGCCGCCGCGACCCGCGACCTCGAGGACGACGAGCGCGATCTGGCCAAACGGCTGCGCTGTCCGGTGCTGGCGATCTGGGGAAGCTACGGCAAGATGGACGCGCTGTTCGACGTGCTGGCGACCTGGAAGGAGAAGGCCGACGACGTGCATGGCCACGCGCTCGACTGCGGCCACTTCATTCCCGAGGAGGCCCCCGACGAGTTGCTGGCGGCGCTGGGCGCGTTCTTGTCGGCCTGA
- the ahpF gene encoding alkyl hydroperoxide reductase subunit F: MLAANIRTQLEAYLQKLEQPIELVASLDDGAKSDELRELLREIASLSPKIALREDGADARKPSFTVGAAGQAARVAFAGIPMGHEFTSLVLALLQAGGYPPKVDAATIEQIRNLKGEFRFETFISLSCHNCPDVVQALNLMAVLNPGVTSTMIDGALFQGEVESRKIMAVPTVFLNGEAFGQGRMTLEEILAKVDTGAAAREAEKLDAKEAFDVLVVGGGPAGAAAAIYAARKGIRTGVVAERFGGQVLDTMGIENLISVPQTEGPKLVRALEAHVGEYEVDVMNLQRAEALEPAGVDGLARVKLAGGATLKAKTVILATGARWREMNVPGEREYRGAGVAYCPHCDGPLFKGKRVAVIGGGNSGVEAAIDLAGVVAHVTLLEFDGKLRADAVLQSKLKSLPNVTVIVNAQTTEVTGDGSKMNGLVYKDRVSGDVNKLELEGVFVQIGLLPNTDWLKGAVALSPRGEIEVDARGQTSVPGVFAAGDATTVPYKQIVIAMGEGAKASLSAFDHLIRASAPAASPAIAEPQKLAA, translated from the coding sequence ATGCTCGCCGCCAACATCCGCACCCAGCTCGAGGCCTACCTGCAGAAGCTCGAGCAGCCGATCGAACTGGTCGCCTCGCTCGACGACGGCGCGAAGTCCGACGAACTGCGCGAACTGCTGCGCGAGATCGCGTCGCTGTCGCCGAAGATCGCGCTGCGCGAGGACGGCGCCGACGCCCGCAAGCCGTCGTTCACCGTGGGCGCCGCGGGCCAGGCCGCTCGCGTGGCCTTCGCCGGCATCCCGATGGGCCACGAGTTCACCTCGCTGGTGCTCGCGCTGCTGCAGGCTGGCGGCTACCCGCCCAAGGTCGACGCCGCGACGATCGAGCAGATCCGCAACCTGAAGGGCGAGTTCCGCTTCGAGACCTTCATCTCGCTGTCCTGCCACAACTGCCCGGACGTGGTCCAGGCGCTGAACCTGATGGCCGTGCTGAACCCGGGCGTGACCAGCACGATGATCGACGGCGCGCTGTTCCAGGGCGAGGTGGAGTCGCGCAAGATCATGGCGGTTCCCACGGTCTTCCTGAACGGCGAGGCCTTCGGCCAGGGCCGGATGACGCTCGAGGAGATCCTCGCCAAGGTCGACACCGGAGCCGCGGCGCGCGAGGCCGAGAAGCTCGACGCGAAGGAGGCCTTCGACGTGCTGGTGGTCGGCGGCGGCCCGGCCGGCGCGGCCGCGGCGATCTACGCCGCCCGCAAGGGCATCCGCACCGGGGTGGTGGCCGAGCGCTTCGGCGGCCAGGTGCTCGACACGATGGGCATCGAGAACCTGATCTCGGTGCCGCAGACCGAGGGCCCGAAACTGGTCCGCGCGCTCGAGGCGCACGTGGGCGAATACGAGGTCGACGTGATGAACCTGCAGCGCGCCGAGGCGCTCGAGCCGGCCGGCGTCGACGGGCTGGCGCGGGTGAAGCTCGCCGGCGGCGCCACGCTGAAGGCGAAGACCGTGATCCTGGCCACCGGCGCCCGCTGGCGCGAGATGAACGTGCCCGGCGAGCGCGAGTACCGCGGCGCGGGCGTGGCCTACTGCCCGCACTGCGACGGCCCGCTGTTCAAGGGCAAGCGGGTGGCGGTGATCGGCGGCGGCAACTCGGGCGTGGAAGCCGCGATCGACCTGGCCGGCGTGGTGGCCCACGTGACCCTGCTCGAGTTCGACGGCAAGCTGCGCGCCGACGCGGTGCTGCAGTCCAAGCTGAAGAGCCTGCCCAACGTGACCGTGATCGTGAATGCCCAGACCACCGAGGTCACCGGCGACGGCAGCAAGATGAACGGCCTGGTCTACAAGGACCGCGTGAGCGGCGACGTGAACAAACTCGAGCTCGAGGGCGTGTTCGTGCAGATCGGCCTGCTGCCCAACACCGACTGGCTGAAGGGCGCGGTGGCGCTGAGCCCGCGCGGCGAGATCGAGGTCGACGCCCGCGGCCAGACCTCGGTGCCTGGCGTGTTCGCCGCCGGCGACGCGACGACGGTGCCGTACAAACAGATCGTCATCGCGATGGGCGAAGGCGCGAAGGCCAGCCTGTCGGCCTTCGACCACCTGATCCGCGCGTCGGCGCCAGCCGCCTCGCCGGCGATCGCCGAACCGCAGAAGCTGGCGGCCTGA
- the ahpC gene encoding alkyl hydroperoxide reductase subunit C — MSLINTEIKPFKATAYHNGKFVPVSSEDLKGKWSVVVFYPADFTFVCPTELGDLADHYDTFKALGVEIYAVSTDTHFTHKAWHDTSDTIAKIRYPMIGDPTGAITRNFDVMIEEEGLALRGTFVINPEGQIKLCEIHDNGIGRDAKELLRKVQAAQYVAAHPGEVCPAKWTPGEATLAPSLDLVGKI, encoded by the coding sequence ATGTCCCTGATCAACACCGAAATCAAGCCCTTCAAGGCCACCGCCTACCACAACGGCAAGTTCGTGCCGGTCAGCAGCGAGGACCTGAAGGGCAAGTGGTCGGTCGTCGTCTTCTACCCGGCCGACTTCACCTTCGTCTGCCCGACCGAGCTCGGCGACCTGGCCGACCACTACGACACCTTCAAGGCGCTGGGCGTGGAGATCTACGCGGTGTCGACCGACACGCACTTCACCCACAAGGCCTGGCACGACACCTCGGACACGATCGCCAAGATCCGCTACCCGATGATCGGCGACCCGACCGGCGCGATCACCCGCAACTTCGACGTGATGATCGAGGAAGAGGGCCTGGCGCTGCGCGGCACCTTCGTGATCAACCCGGAAGGCCAGATCAAGCTGTGCGAGATCCACGACAACGGCATCGGCCGCGACGCCAAGGAGCTGCTGCGCAAGGTCCAGGCTGCCCAGTACGTCGCCGCGCATCCGGGCGAAGTCTGCCCCGCCAAGTGGACCCCGGGCGAAGCCACGCTGGCCCCGTCGCTGGACCTGGTCGGCAAGATCTGA
- the tadA gene encoding tRNA adenosine(34) deaminase TadA, which produces MMRLALDQARNAWTVGEVPVGAVLVREGGVLATGYNQPIASHDPTAHAEICALRAGSTLLGNYRLPDCELYVTLEPCAMCAGALMHARLRRVVWGAPDPKTGAAGSVVDLFGEARLNHQTVAVGGVLADECGALLREFFAERRRSARSGA; this is translated from the coding sequence ATGATGCGCCTGGCGCTCGACCAGGCCCGCAATGCCTGGACCGTTGGCGAGGTGCCGGTCGGGGCGGTGCTGGTCCGCGAGGGCGGGGTGCTGGCCACCGGCTACAACCAGCCGATCGCGTCGCACGACCCGACCGCGCACGCCGAGATCTGCGCGCTGCGCGCCGGCAGCACCTTGCTCGGCAACTACCGGCTGCCCGACTGCGAGCTCTACGTCACGCTGGAGCCCTGCGCGATGTGCGCGGGCGCGCTGATGCACGCGCGGCTGCGCCGGGTCGTGTGGGGCGCGCCGGACCCCAAGACCGGCGCGGCGGGCAGCGTGGTCGACCTGTTCGGCGAGGCGCGGCTGAACCACCAGACGGTCGCGGTCGGCGGCGTGCTGGCCGACGAGTGCGGCGCGCTGCTGCGGGAATTCTTCGCCGAGCGCCGGCGTTCCGCGCGCTCCGGCGCCTGA
- the waaC gene encoding lipopolysaccharide heptosyltransferase I: MADPSPRAGSGAVAGGAPQRPQRILIVKLTSLGDVIKALPVVDDIRRALPGATVDWVVERPVDRLLALCEGLDAVIPLELRRFRKERRYGAALRAALRDLGQLRARRYDCIVDLQGRRKSAIVAALARGPVIGPAPGPSSEPMYHRLYRRTVDRASIDGLDAITVNRVLAARALGYPLPERAPHFGLRAAAAPASDLAPQAPFAVLVHGSSRPEKTWPEADWIELGLRLSRRGLRCLLPWGDAGERARALRLAAGIGDALVPERMPSLPEWVGLLGAARLVVGVDSGLTHLAAASGAPTIAIFTATSAAIFRVEADTPHRNLGDGRGPVPLSEVLDAADALLAAS, translated from the coding sequence ATGGCCGATCCCTCGCCCCGCGCCGGTTCCGGCGCCGTCGCGGGCGGTGCGCCGCAGCGCCCGCAGCGGATCCTGATCGTCAAGCTCACCTCGCTTGGGGACGTGATCAAGGCGCTGCCTGTCGTCGACGACATTCGCCGCGCGCTTCCCGGCGCGACCGTCGACTGGGTGGTCGAGCGGCCCGTCGACCGCCTGCTCGCGCTCTGCGAGGGGCTGGACGCGGTGATCCCGCTCGAACTGCGCCGCTTTCGCAAGGAGCGGCGCTACGGCGCGGCCCTGCGCGCAGCGCTGCGCGACCTCGGGCAGCTTCGGGCGCGGCGCTACGACTGTATCGTCGACCTGCAGGGCCGGCGCAAGAGCGCGATCGTGGCGGCGCTGGCGCGCGGTCCGGTGATCGGCCCCGCGCCGGGGCCGTCCAGCGAGCCGATGTACCACCGCCTTTATCGCCGCACCGTCGACCGGGCGTCGATCGACGGGCTGGACGCGATCACGGTCAACCGGGTGCTCGCGGCCCGGGCGCTGGGTTATCCGCTGCCCGAGCGCGCGCCGCACTTCGGGCTGCGCGCGGCGGCGGCGCCGGCGAGCGATCTCGCTCCGCAGGCGCCCTTCGCGGTGCTCGTGCACGGCAGCTCCCGCCCCGAGAAGACCTGGCCGGAGGCCGACTGGATCGAACTGGGGCTCCGGCTGTCGCGCCGGGGCTTGCGCTGCCTGCTGCCATGGGGCGACGCGGGCGAGAGGGCGCGTGCGCTGAGACTGGCCGCGGGAATCGGCGACGCGCTGGTGCCCGAGCGGATGCCTTCGCTGCCCGAGTGGGTGGGCCTGCTGGGCGCGGCCCGCCTGGTCGTCGGCGTGGACAGCGGCCTGACTCATCTCGCCGCCGCGAGCGGCGCGCCGACGATCGCGATCTTCACCGCCACCTCAGCGGCGATCTTCAGGGTCGAGGCGGACACGCCGCACCGCAACCTGGGAGACGGGCGCGGGCCGGTGCCGCTGTCCGAGGTGCTCGACGCGGCCGACGCGCTGCTGGCCGCTTCGTAG
- a CDS encoding peptidylprolyl isomerase, producing the protein MTMPSNTLSLRLAKLAAVALLPVASAALAQNAAVVNNKPIPSKSVDEFVAALVAQGRPDTPELRAAVREELIARELFAQEAEKKGLTRNPEVQRQLDAVRQDILIRAVIRDHLKNKPITDAEVKAEYDKVAKESAQKEYRARHVLVETEDEAKQIIADLKKGTAFEELAKKSKDTGSAAQGGDLDWNTRDTFVKEFSDAMVALEKGKFTEAPVKTQFGWHVIRLDDVRDSAPPPLEQVQPQIRQQLERERVQELQKELRAKAKIQ; encoded by the coding sequence ATGACGATGCCCTCGAACACCCTGTCGCTTCGCCTCGCGAAGCTCGCGGCCGTGGCACTCCTGCCGGTCGCCTCGGCCGCGCTGGCGCAGAACGCCGCGGTCGTCAACAACAAGCCGATCCCGAGCAAGAGCGTCGACGAGTTCGTCGCCGCGCTGGTCGCCCAGGGCCGGCCCGACACCCCCGAGCTGCGCGCCGCCGTCCGCGAGGAGCTGATCGCCCGCGAGCTGTTCGCCCAGGAAGCCGAGAAGAAGGGCCTGACCCGCAACCCCGAGGTGCAGCGCCAGCTCGACGCGGTCCGCCAGGACATCCTGATCCGCGCGGTGATCCGCGACCACCTGAAGAACAAGCCGATCACCGACGCGGAGGTCAAGGCCGAGTACGACAAGGTCGCCAAGGAGTCCGCCCAGAAGGAATACCGCGCCCGCCACGTGCTGGTCGAGACCGAGGACGAGGCCAAGCAGATCATCGCCGACCTGAAGAAGGGCACGGCCTTCGAGGAACTGGCCAAGAAGTCCAAGGACACCGGCTCTGCCGCGCAGGGCGGCGACCTCGACTGGAACACCCGCGACACCTTCGTCAAGGAGTTCTCCGACGCGATGGTCGCGCTCGAGAAAGGCAAGTTCACCGAGGCCCCGGTCAAGACCCAGTTCGGCTGGCACGTGATCCGCCTCGACGACGTCCGCGACTCCGCGCCGCCGCCGCTCGAGCAGGTCCAGCCGCAGATCCGCCAGCAGCTCGAGCGCGAGCGGGTACAGGAACTCCAGAAGGAGCTTCGCGCCAAGGCGAAGATCCAGTGA
- a CDS encoding BolA family protein, whose amino-acid sequence MKPEIDELRQRLAGAFPEAAGIEIVDDSAAHAGHAGAAGGAGHFRVKIVSARFAGMPVVARHRLVYDAVADWMPHRIHALSIDARPATPESSKG is encoded by the coding sequence GTGAAGCCCGAGATCGACGAACTGCGGCAACGGCTCGCCGGCGCCTTCCCCGAGGCCGCAGGAATCGAGATCGTCGACGACAGCGCCGCGCATGCCGGGCACGCCGGCGCGGCCGGCGGCGCCGGGCATTTCAGGGTGAAGATCGTGTCGGCGCGCTTCGCCGGAATGCCCGTCGTGGCGCGACATCGCCTCGTGTATGATGCCGTGGCCGACTGGATGCCCCATCGCATCCACGCGCTGTCGATCGACGCGCGGCCGGCCACTCCCGAAAGCAGCAAAGGATGA
- a CDS encoding septation protein A — protein MKLLFDLFPILLFFVAYKLVDIYAATAVAIAASFAQIGWLKLRSRPVEPMQWAGLAIIAVFGGLTLLWQDETFIKWKPTVLYGLFAAVLGGGRLFFGRDLIKAAMGSQLVLPDPVWRKLNLAWMLFFAVMAVLNLAVAYGFSTDTWVSFKLFGTLGLTLAFVVAQAFYVSRFIEEEKP, from the coding sequence ATGAAGCTACTCTTCGACCTCTTCCCGATCCTGCTCTTCTTCGTCGCCTACAAGCTGGTCGACATCTACGCGGCCACCGCGGTGGCGATCGCCGCGAGCTTCGCGCAGATCGGCTGGCTCAAGCTGCGCTCCCGCCCGGTCGAGCCGATGCAGTGGGCCGGCCTGGCGATCATCGCGGTCTTCGGCGGCCTCACCCTGCTCTGGCAGGACGAAACCTTCATCAAGTGGAAGCCCACCGTGCTCTACGGGCTGTTCGCGGCGGTGCTGGGCGGCGGCCGGCTGTTCTTCGGGCGCGACCTGATCAAGGCCGCGATGGGCTCGCAACTCGTGCTGCCCGACCCGGTCTGGCGGAAGCTGAACCTGGCCTGGATGCTGTTCTTCGCGGTCATGGCGGTGCTGAACCTGGCCGTCGCCTACGGCTTCTCCACCGACACCTGGGTCAGCTTCAAGCTGTTCGGCACGCTGGGCCTGACGCTCGCCTTCGTGGTGGCGCAGGCCTTCTACGTGAGCCGCTTCATCGAGGAGGAAAAGCCGTGA
- the msrB gene encoding peptide-methionine (R)-S-oxide reductase MsrB, with protein MTTKPETTQEGAAADRVELTDEEWRRRLSPEEFEVARRHGTERAFTGRYWNLKTPGRYLCVCCGTPLFASAHKYDSGSGWPSYWQPIDAARITLRTDTSWGMVRTEALCAVCDAHLGHVFEDGPPPTGLRYCINSLSLRFEPE; from the coding sequence GTGACCACGAAACCGGAAACGACCCAGGAAGGCGCGGCGGCCGACCGCGTCGAGCTGACCGACGAAGAATGGCGCCGCCGGCTGTCGCCGGAGGAATTCGAGGTGGCCCGCCGGCACGGCACCGAGCGGGCGTTCACCGGCCGCTACTGGAACCTGAAGACGCCGGGGCGCTACCTGTGCGTGTGCTGCGGCACTCCGCTGTTCGCGTCCGCGCACAAGTACGACTCCGGATCGGGCTGGCCGAGCTACTGGCAGCCGATCGACGCGGCGCGGATCACGCTGCGCACCGACACGAGCTGGGGCATGGTGCGGACCGAGGCGCTGTGCGCGGTGTGCGACGCGCACCTCGGCCACGTGTTCGAGGACGGCCCGCCGCCGACGGGCCTTCGCTACTGCATCAACTCGCTGTCGCTGCGCTTCGAGCCCGAGTGA